A DNA window from Castanea sativa cultivar Marrone di Chiusa Pesio chromosome 7, ASM4071231v1 contains the following coding sequences:
- the LOC142642738 gene encoding pectinesterase/pectinesterase inhibitor PPE8B-like, producing the protein MDAIKDAPDYSMRRYVIYIKKGVYNETVEIKKKKWNLMMIGDGMDATIITGNHNNVDGWTTFRSATFAVSGKGFIARDMTFENTAGPEKHQAVALRSDSDLSVFFRCGIRGYQDTLYTHTMRQFYRECRISGTIDFIFGDGSVVFQNCDIRVKKGLPNQKNTVTAQGRKDPSEPTGFSIQFCNISADSDLAPSVNSTYTYLGRPWKAYSRTIIMQSYISNATRPEGWLEWNGTLHLGTLYYGEYMNNGPGAGLINRVKWPGYHAFKQSSQVNNFTVAQFIEGNLWLPSTGVKYTAGLGV; encoded by the exons ATGGATGCAATCAAAGACGCTCCTGATTATAGCATGCGGCGTTATGTTATATACATCAAGAAGGGTGTCTATAATGAGACAGTGGagatcaagaagaagaaatggaacCTTATGATGATCGGAGATGGTATGGATGCTACTATCATAACCGGTAATCATAATAATGTTGATGGTTGGACCACATTTCGCTCAGCAACCTTTG CTGTGAGTGGGAAAGGGTTCATAGCGCGAGACATGACATTCGAGAACACTGCAGGGCCAGAGAAACACCAAGCAGTAGCACTAAGATCCGACTCCGACTTATCGGTTTTCTTCCGATGTGGGATAAGGGGATACCAAGACACACTATATACACACACCATGCGCCAATTTTACAGAGAATGTCGTATAAGTGGCACCATTGATTTCATATTTGGCGATGGTTCTGTGGTGTTCCAAAATTGTGACATTCGAGTCAAGAAAGGCCTACCCAACCAAAAGAACACTGTAACTGCTCAAGGCCGTAAGGACCCAAGTGAACCAACTGGTTTCTCCATCCAGTTTTGTAACATCTCAGCAGATTCAGATTTGGCACCCTCAGTTAATTCTACGTACACATACCTTGGTAGACCATGGAAAGCATATTCAAGAACCATTATAATGCAATCTTACATTAGCAATGCCACAAGGCCCGAAGGGTGGCTTGAGTGGAATGGTACTTTGCATTTGGGTACATTGTACTATGGTGAGTACATGAATAATGGGCCAGGGGCAGGCCTAATTAACCGAGTTAAGTGGCCCGGCTACCATGCATTCAAGCAATCGAGTCAAGTTAACAACTTTACTGTGGCTCAATTCATTGAAGGGAACTTGTGGTTACCATCTACGGGTGTCAAATACACAGCAGGGTTGGGAGTTTAA